One window of the Candidatus Binatia bacterium genome contains the following:
- a CDS encoding GFA family protein, whose product MADQALRGSCLCKAVRYEIRPPFIRFAHCYCSRCRKATGTVRATNIAVALDQFKWISGEELISRYDLPEARSFSTAICTRCNCPVPRPTRAREHMIVPSGSLDDVPPMGPSAHRQWGSRVSWAAIDESNLPCQD is encoded by the coding sequence ATGGCTGATCAAGCGCTGCGAGGAAGCTGTCTTTGCAAGGCGGTCCGCTACGAAATAAGGCCGCCGTTCATCCGGTTCGCCCATTGTTACTGCTCGCGCTGCCGGAAAGCCACCGGCACGGTCCGCGCGACCAATATCGCGGTGGCGCTGGATCAGTTCAAATGGATCTCGGGCGAGGAATTGATCTCGCGATACGATCTTCCGGAAGCGAGAAGCTTCTCGACGGCGATTTGCACGCGCTGCAACTGTCCGGTGCCTCGTCCGACGCGCGCCCGCGAGCACATGATCGTTCCGTCGGGCAGCCTCGATGACGTACCGCCGATGGGGCCGTCGGCGCATCGCCAGTGGGGCAGCCGCGTGAGTTGGGCAGCGATCGACGAATCGAACCTGCCGTGTCAGGACTAG
- a CDS encoding dienelactone hydrolase family protein: MKIFERPLTTEKDSIPGYLAYPERTEPGPALLLVHQNTGVTDYLKIEALKFAKLGYATVVPNLYELLGHPDVMHIHTGRQIQAKTSDAEFVRVIAAGWNYLLSRPNVDRKRVAVSGYCMGGRIGVHFVAATPEVRAFVGYYPTVRDEPATNMRPTPPWESARRIRCPSIVLFGADDVITTVPIQQRMWDAFSGNGQSLEWHFFPFGGHGFVDPGTPGYHPHAAELAWPLVVDFLARELAPS; encoded by the coding sequence ATGAAAATCTTCGAGCGACCGCTAACCACAGAGAAAGATTCGATTCCGGGATATCTCGCTTACCCGGAACGGACCGAGCCGGGTCCGGCTTTGCTCCTCGTCCACCAGAACACCGGCGTCACGGATTACCTCAAGATCGAGGCGCTGAAGTTCGCCAAGCTCGGCTACGCGACGGTCGTGCCCAATCTTTACGAACTTCTCGGCCATCCGGATGTGATGCACATCCACACCGGACGGCAGATTCAGGCGAAGACCTCCGACGCTGAATTTGTCCGCGTCATCGCGGCAGGCTGGAACTATTTACTCTCGCGTCCGAACGTCGATCGAAAGCGCGTCGCGGTTTCCGGCTACTGCATGGGCGGCCGTATCGGCGTCCACTTCGTCGCCGCGACGCCGGAAGTGCGCGCTTTTGTCGGTTACTATCCGACGGTGCGCGACGAGCCGGCGACGAATATGCGGCCGACGCCGCCGTGGGAATCCGCCCGACGAATCCGTTGCCCGTCGATCGTTCTCTTTGGCGCCGACGACGTCATCACGACGGTTCCGATTCAACAACGGATGTGGGATGCGTTCTCAGGCAACGGGCAGAGCCTCGAATGGCATTTCTTCCCGTTCGGCGGCCACGGCTTCGTCGATCCCGGAACTCCGGGCTATCACCCGCACGCGGCCGAGCTGGCCTGGCCGCTCGTCGTCGATTTTCTCGCGCGCGAGCTCGCCCCGAGCTGA
- a CDS encoding SRPBCC family protein — translation MSRTLSISIACPPAKVYAFVSNPDNLPKWAGGLCRSVRRSNNEWIVETPQGPMKIRFVEKNNLGVLDHYVCPASGIEVYVPMRVLPNGSGSEVIFTIFRPPDMSDEKYAEDIGLVERDLQILQQVLES, via the coding sequence ATGTCACGAACTTTGAGCATTTCCATCGCCTGCCCTCCGGCCAAGGTGTACGCCTTCGTCTCGAATCCCGACAATCTCCCCAAATGGGCCGGAGGATTATGCAGGTCGGTGCGACGGTCGAATAACGAATGGATCGTGGAAACCCCGCAGGGGCCGATGAAGATCAGGTTTGTCGAGAAGAACAATCTTGGCGTATTAGATCATTACGTGTGTCCCGCTTCCGGCATAGAGGTTTACGTGCCGATGCGCGTTCTGCCGAACGGTTCCGGCAGCGAAGTGATCTTCACGATCTTTCGCCCGCCGGACATGTCGGACGAGAAATATGCCGAAGATATCGGGTTGGTCGAGCGTGACCTGCAAATTTTGCAACAAGTCTTGGAGAGCTGA
- a CDS encoding DUF6496 domain-containing protein produces the protein MARYGRRAQQKVARALRERKRGKLRSGRSGKRVRSRKQAIAIGLSEARRAGAKVPARRKRKKK, from the coding sequence ATGGCAAGATATGGGAGAAGGGCGCAGCAGAAAGTGGCGCGGGCGTTGCGCGAGCGGAAGAGAGGAAAATTAAGAAGCGGACGCTCCGGCAAAAGAGTCCGGAGCCGCAAGCAGGCGATCGCGATCGGACTCTCGGAAGCTCGCCGCGCCGGCGCCAAGGTCCCCGCGCGGAGGAAGCGCAAGAAGAAGTAA
- the dnaB gene encoding replicative DNA helicase, whose translation MASVEDNLRKVPPQNLEAEASVLGGILLENEAINRVLEILAPVDFYRESHRKIFRAMMELTDRNEPADLITLSELLKAKGELEAAGGSTYLASLADQVPTAANIAHYARIIREKAILRQLINSATDIATRGFEEQGNVDEFLDAAEKVIFDIAEKKIKSAFVSIGDMIKDTLKAVERLYERKELVTGVPTGFKDLDKLTAGLQPSELIIVAGRPSMGKTALALNIATYASLNAGIGVAIFSLEMAREQLVLRMLCSEARVDNSKVRAGYLGERDFPKLANAAGRLHEALIYIDDTPAISVLELRAKTRRLIRDREKKLGLVIVDYLQLMRGMGAASNREQEISEISRSLKALAKELRVPVIALSQLNRRVEDRGDRRPMMADLRESGAIEQDADVIAFIYRDEVYNQKSQDKGIAEVIVAKQRNGPIDTVRLAFLNEYTRFEDLAQRDEYAYEEAEEG comes from the coding sequence ATGGCCTCGGTAGAAGATAATCTCCGCAAAGTTCCGCCGCAAAACCTCGAGGCCGAGGCGTCCGTGCTCGGCGGCATCCTGCTGGAAAACGAGGCGATCAATCGCGTCCTGGAGATTCTCGCGCCGGTGGATTTTTACCGCGAGTCCCACCGCAAGATCTTCCGCGCGATGATGGAGCTTACCGACCGCAACGAGCCGGCCGACCTCATCACGTTGAGCGAGCTCCTCAAGGCCAAGGGCGAGCTCGAGGCCGCGGGAGGCTCGACGTATCTCGCCTCGCTCGCCGATCAGGTCCCCACCGCGGCGAACATCGCCCACTACGCCCGCATCATCCGCGAGAAGGCGATCCTGCGCCAACTCATCAACTCGGCCACCGACATCGCCACCCGGGGATTCGAAGAGCAGGGCAACGTGGACGAGTTTCTCGACGCCGCGGAAAAAGTCATCTTCGACATCGCGGAAAAAAAGATCAAGTCGGCGTTTGTCTCGATCGGCGACATGATCAAGGACACCTTGAAGGCGGTCGAGAGGCTCTACGAACGAAAGGAGCTGGTCACCGGCGTGCCGACCGGATTCAAAGACCTCGACAAGCTCACCGCCGGGCTTCAGCCGTCGGAGTTGATCATCGTGGCGGGACGGCCGAGCATGGGCAAAACCGCGTTAGCTTTGAATATCGCGACCTATGCCTCGCTGAACGCCGGCATCGGCGTCGCCATCTTCTCTCTGGAAATGGCGCGCGAGCAGTTGGTTCTGAGGATGCTCTGCTCGGAGGCCCGCGTGGACAACTCCAAAGTCAGGGCGGGGTATCTGGGCGAGCGGGACTTTCCCAAGCTGGCCAACGCGGCGGGGAGATTGCATGAAGCGCTCATCTATATCGACGATACGCCCGCCATCTCCGTCCTGGAGCTTAGGGCCAAAACGCGCCGACTGATCCGGGACAGAGAGAAGAAGCTCGGGCTCGTGATCGTCGACTACCTCCAGCTCATGCGCGGCATGGGAGCGGCTTCCAATCGCGAGCAGGAGATCTCCGAAATTTCCCGCTCGCTCAAGGCGCTGGCGAAAGAGCTGCGCGTGCCGGTCATCGCGCTCTCGCAGCTCAACCGCCGCGTGGAAGACCGCGGCGACCGGCGGCCGATGATGGCCGACTTGCGGGAATCCGGCGCCATCGAGCAGGACGCCGACGTGATCGCGTTTATCTACCGGGACGAGGTCTACAATCAAAAGTCGCAGGATAAAGGCATCGCGGAAGTCATCGTCGCCAAACAGCGAAACGGGCCGATCGACACCGTCCGTCTCGCCTTTTTGAACGAGTATACCCGCTTCGAAGATCTCGCCCAGCGCGATGAGTACGCCTACGAAGAGGCGGAAGAGGGGTAG
- a CDS encoding aromatic ring-hydroxylating dioxygenase subunit alpha, which yields MKPESDGEFSVARVKRAWYVACASRELRDRPLARAILGTPMVLFRGPDGKAATLLDRCAHRNAPLSLGRRVNGYLECAYHGWQYDSGGTCVKVPGLVGEAPKTTRAVARFATREQDGFVWVYATPDEDPTTAPYRLPTPGRGYTEARRVVEVESTLHAALENALDVPHTAFLHQGLFRGAGRTNRIRVRVTRTATAVEAEYLGEPRPEGLAGKILSPSGGIVTHFDRFILPSVAQVEYRLGAENHFLITTVCTPVEDFRTRLHASILFRTRFPGWLVRMLIQPVALRIFRQDAEMLKRQANTVRRFGGERFTSTDVDVLSLQIRHLLKLAEKDGALPADEWRREFEMEV from the coding sequence ATGAAACCGGAGTCCGACGGCGAGTTCTCGGTCGCGCGCGTGAAGCGCGCGTGGTACGTGGCTTGCGCATCGCGCGAGCTCCGCGACCGACCGCTCGCGCGGGCGATCCTCGGAACACCGATGGTCTTGTTCCGCGGCCCTGACGGAAAGGCCGCCACGCTCCTCGACCGCTGCGCGCATAGGAACGCGCCGCTGTCACTCGGGCGGCGCGTCAACGGTTATCTCGAGTGCGCCTACCACGGGTGGCAGTACGACAGCGGCGGAACGTGCGTCAAGGTGCCGGGCCTCGTCGGCGAGGCGCCGAAGACTACGCGGGCGGTCGCGCGGTTTGCGACGCGCGAACAGGACGGCTTCGTATGGGTCTATGCAACACCCGACGAGGACCCAACCACCGCACCCTACCGTCTCCCCACACCGGGTCGCGGTTACACCGAGGCGCGCCGCGTCGTCGAGGTCGAGAGCACGCTTCACGCCGCGCTGGAGAATGCGCTTGACGTTCCTCACACCGCCTTTCTTCACCAGGGCCTTTTCCGCGGCGCCGGTCGGACGAATCGCATTCGCGTGCGTGTCACGCGCACGGCGACCGCGGTCGAGGCGGAATATCTCGGTGAGCCGCGCCCCGAGGGACTCGCCGGGAAGATTCTTTCTCCCTCGGGCGGCATCGTCACGCACTTCGACCGCTTCATCCTGCCCTCGGTCGCCCAGGTCGAGTATCGCCTGGGCGCCGAGAATCATTTTCTGATTACGACGGTATGCACGCCCGTAGAAGATTTTCGCACGCGCCTCCATGCGTCGATCCTCTTCCGCACGCGCTTTCCGGGTTGGCTCGTGAGAATGTTGATTCAGCCGGTGGCGCTCCGAATCTTCCGGCAAGACGCCGAGATGCTCAAACGTCAGGCGAATACGGTGCGCCGTTTTGGCGGCGAGCGCTTTACCTCCACCGACGTCGATGTTCTTAGCCTGCAAATCCGGCATCTCCTCAAGCTCGCCGAGAAAGATGGCGCTTTACCGGCCGACGAATGGAGACGGGAGTTTGAGATGGAGGTGTAG
- a CDS encoding class I SAM-dependent methyltransferase has protein sequence MKSEHGRFSPGAIDYDGPMSANFRTGRALVPETAQTWLSAAAPFVESARPRAILDLGAGTGRFSRLLAESFQARVIAVEPSRGMLSRAVEEHNSPRVSYVAGRAEHLPLRDESCDAAWLSQVYHHIRDHRASARELHRVLRPDGCVLIRGTFSDRLDGFPLLFRFFPGTRQVCEYLPTTRQTKLIFEAEGFTLKADRRIEQKTCASLREFAERTRLRADTALALISDREFAEGMAALEAAAAGEREPNPVLETLDLLVFKAVV, from the coding sequence GTGAAGTCTGAGCATGGGCGGTTTTCGCCCGGCGCGATCGATTACGACGGGCCGATGTCGGCGAACTTCCGAACGGGCCGCGCGCTCGTTCCGGAAACCGCGCAAACATGGCTCTCGGCGGCGGCGCCTTTTGTCGAAAGCGCGCGCCCGCGCGCGATTCTCGATCTTGGCGCCGGCACCGGCCGTTTTTCCAGGCTGCTCGCCGAGTCATTTCAAGCCCGGGTCATCGCTGTAGAACCCTCCCGCGGCATGCTGTCCCGGGCAGTCGAAGAGCATAACTCTCCTCGCGTTTCCTACGTGGCCGGAAGAGCCGAGCATCTTCCGCTTCGCGACGAGAGCTGCGACGCTGCATGGCTGTCTCAGGTGTACCACCACATTCGCGATCATCGAGCGTCCGCGCGAGAGCTCCATCGAGTCCTCCGACCAGACGGCTGCGTTCTCATCAGGGGAACTTTTTCGGACAGGCTCGATGGATTTCCGTTACTCTTCCGTTTCTTCCCCGGCACACGTCAGGTCTGCGAATATCTGCCTACCACCCGGCAAACAAAGTTAATATTTGAAGCCGAAGGATTCACGCTGAAAGCAGATAGAAGGATTGAACAGAAAACCTGCGCCAGCCTCCGCGAGTTCGCCGAGCGCACGCGGCTCCGCGCCGATACGGCGCTTGCGCTTATTTCGGACAGGGAATTCGCAGAGGGCATGGCGGCCCTGGAGGCCGCGGCGGCCGGGGAGCGCGAGCCGAATCCGGTGCTAGAGACTCTGGACTTGTTGGTTTTCAAAGCAGTGGTATGA
- a CDS encoding DUF5995 family protein: MINSTSVTTIDDVIAVMRGIDAALPNNDGLKWFNLLYLKVTEGVRDRPPAEGWKDPAWLERLDVVFAGLYFGAVAAWEQNPDKVARCWYPLLASRQRSNIKRLQFALAGMNAHINHDLAIAVVQTGKERGVAPRRGSPQYRDFDRVNAILEVVEGEVKQYIATGIIGEIDQQLGEIDDILAMWKVRKARETAWLNAEIIWRLESAPSATADEDFLLNLDRLVGLASRGFLVAVG, encoded by the coding sequence ATGATAAATTCAACGTCCGTAACAACCATCGACGACGTCATTGCCGTCATGCGCGGGATCGACGCCGCTCTGCCAAACAACGACGGGCTCAAATGGTTTAATCTGCTCTACCTGAAAGTAACCGAAGGCGTGCGCGACCGGCCGCCCGCCGAAGGTTGGAAAGACCCGGCATGGCTCGAGCGGCTCGACGTGGTTTTCGCCGGTCTCTACTTCGGCGCGGTCGCGGCCTGGGAACAGAACCCGGACAAAGTCGCGCGCTGTTGGTACCCGCTTCTCGCCTCGCGACAAAGATCGAATATCAAACGACTTCAATTCGCCCTGGCGGGAATGAACGCTCACATCAACCACGATCTGGCGATCGCCGTCGTTCAAACCGGCAAAGAGCGCGGCGTCGCGCCGCGCCGCGGCAGTCCCCAGTATCGAGATTTCGACCGCGTCAACGCCATCCTCGAAGTCGTCGAGGGCGAGGTCAAGCAGTACATCGCCACCGGCATTATCGGCGAGATCGATCAGCAGCTTGGCGAAATAGACGACATCCTTGCCATGTGGAAAGTACGCAAGGCGAGGGAGACGGCGTGGCTGAACGCCGAAATCATTTGGCGCCTGGAGTCCGCGCCGAGCGCAACGGCGGACGAGGATTTTCTTCTCAACTTGGATCGATTGGTCGGCCTGGCCAGTCGAGGCTTCTTGGTTGCGGTCGGTTGA
- a CDS encoding DoxX family protein, with amino-acid sequence MHALDSWAAATRVGLAVMFWFTAAAHFNCMREDLIRMVPPWVPYPEFMVTFTGVAEIAGGIGLLNPATRVPAAIGLILLLLAVLPANMHAAMAGVPFGGQSPTPLVPRILLQLLFIALVWRSALARGNKNDST; translated from the coding sequence GTGCACGCTCTCGACTCCTGGGCGGCGGCGACTCGGGTAGGCTTAGCGGTCATGTTCTGGTTCACGGCAGCGGCGCATTTCAATTGCATGCGCGAAGACCTAATCCGGATGGTTCCACCCTGGGTGCCCTACCCTGAATTTATGGTCACGTTTACAGGAGTGGCAGAGATCGCCGGCGGTATCGGGCTCTTGAACCCGGCGACGAGAGTCCCGGCGGCGATTGGCCTGATCCTGCTATTGCTCGCAGTGTTGCCGGCCAACATGCATGCCGCCATGGCCGGCGTGCCGTTTGGCGGGCAGTCTCCGACACCGCTCGTGCCTAGAATCCTTCTCCAATTGCTTTTTATCGCGCTCGTGTGGCGGTCGGCGTTGGCGCGTGGCAATAAAAATGACTCAACATAG
- a CDS encoding zinc-ribbon domain-containing protein, with the protein MFCTQCGDQIDEGKNFCGNCGARVGRAAEPASDTGTRPFASAPAKPSSGNKLLVIVGGIAFVLIAGIAGLYFGTDLLRRSDYPEAPPADEGPGRSAATVGAPPPMDDRPERPAGTVGAPPPSATRPSPPAVASRRTADAGAYETLRDTSVFEKPSASSRIVANIPGGVRVNVVGATGNWLEVRSKTGKPPGFIRRSDATFVERPG; encoded by the coding sequence ATGTTTTGTACTCAATGCGGAGATCAAATCGACGAGGGCAAGAATTTTTGCGGGAATTGCGGCGCAAGAGTGGGGCGAGCGGCCGAGCCGGCTTCGGATACCGGAACACGGCCGTTCGCGTCGGCGCCGGCGAAACCAAGCTCCGGGAACAAGTTGCTTGTAATTGTCGGCGGGATCGCGTTTGTGCTCATCGCCGGCATCGCCGGCCTTTACTTCGGAACCGACCTGCTGCGGAGATCCGACTATCCGGAAGCTCCTCCTGCCGACGAAGGCCCTGGAAGGTCCGCGGCAACGGTTGGCGCCCCTCCGCCAATGGACGATCGTCCGGAGAGACCTGCCGGAACGGTCGGCGCCCCGCCGCCGTCTGCAACGCGACCTTCCCCTCCCGCAGTCGCTTCCCGGCGCACTGCCGACGCCGGAGCTTATGAAACCCTTCGCGATACTTCGGTCTTCGAAAAGCCGTCGGCGTCATCCAGGATCGTCGCCAACATCCCCGGAGGGGTCCGAGTGAACGTGGTGGGCGCCACCGGAAATTGGCTGGAAGTTCGCTCCAAGACCGGCAAGCCGCCCGGATTTATTCGGCGCAGCGACGCTACGTTTGTCGAGAGACCGGGTTAG